The genomic stretch TACTACTGATCTTCAACACCTTGCATGGACTGTGAATGGTTTATCTCAAAATCCTAACATTGTGAATCTCACGGTTGATCAGTACAATATCCCGTATGTAAAAGTTCCAAATTCACCTAACTATGTAACATTTACAATTTCATTTCAATGGAAGGGGATGGGGAAATGAAAGAAGGAACCTTAAACAAACCAATGAGTTTTAATATCAGTACAAAAATGATAATTGCAGTTATTCTATTTGTAGTAATTGCTGTCTTGTTTTACATGTATGTAGTAGTGCCAAAGATTGATGAAATTAAGGCTCTAAATGACCAAATAGCGGAAGCTGAAGAACATCTAAACCTTCTTTTACTTGCACAGGAAAGGCTTAGTTCTATTGAGAGGGAAATAAGCACTTATAACGAAAGACTTGCGACACTTAAGCAAATTTTGCCCCCTCAAAGCGACGAATTTCTTTTTTCCGAGGAGTTTGTTGCAATTGCCAATAAAAGCGGAGGTAAGATAACAAACCTCAATTTTGATAAGAACACAGAGACACAGAATGCAATGCCTTCTTTCTCACTCTCATACGAAGCGCCAAATTATGATAACATTACTGCTTTTAATAGATTACTTAAGGATAATTATCCACAGATTGTAACGATAACGCAGTTAACAATTTCAAAAGTAACTGATCAAAGTGGTGCAAAAAAATATATTGCAAATGTAAAAGGTACTATAAACCTTTCACAAAGGAAGTGATAACCATGGCAAAGACAGATGAGAAAGAAAAAACCGCAAAAAAGTCTCTTCGAATTTCGAAAGAGACAATCGTAATAATTTTGTTTATTGTCGTAGTATTTGTAGCGTGGAATTTATTACTGCCGCATATTTTTAAGGTACAAGAAGTGAAAAATGTAACCTTGCCGAAGGTAAAAAGAGGAAATATTGAATTTGTAGATAAGCAAATTCAAAATAGGACTTTACAGGTCCCTACTTTAATTCCACCTGAAAATACCCTTGGCAAACGTAACCCATTCGAATAAGGAGGACAATGTGCAAAAACTTTTCGAAAAAATTGGCAACGCTAATGTTGATGCACTTTTTGTGAGTAAAATCCAAAATGTGCGATATATTACCCACTTTACAGGGGAAGAAGGTTTTGCGGTTGTTGCTCCACCCAAAATTTATTTGCTTGTTGATTCCCGTTTTACAGAACAAGCACAGAAAGAGATATCCGCTGGAGTTGAAGTAATCGAATGGTCTAATCTTAAGGATGCGTTAAATCCACTTCTTGTTAGAGAGAGAGTCCACTTTCTTGCAATTGAGGAGAAAATTCCTTTTAACCTTTACAGGATGCTTATGGGTTTGGGCTTTCTTGTTCTCGTTCCAACAACTGATTTCGTTGAGGAATTAAGGATGATTAAAGATGATTGGGAACTTGAAAAAATTAGGACCGCATGTGATATTTCTACGAAAGCATTCCTTGAAACAATTAAACTTCTAAAAGAAGGAGTCTCGGAACTCGATATTGCATCAGAACTTGAATACCGCTTTAAGAAATTTGGCGGCGAAAAGCCTTCTTTTGATACTATTGTTGCATCAGGCGAAAGAGGCTCACTCCCTCATGGTGTTGCTTCGAAAAAGACCGTGAAAGCCCATGAGCCAATTGTTTTTGACTTTGGTGTATTTTTTGAAGGTTTTGCTTCAGACACAACAAGAATTGTTTCAATTGGAGAAGTTGAAGATGAAGTAAAAAAAGTTTATGATGTTTTAAAGGAATCGCAGGAATTAGGAAGAGCGTATGCAAAGGAGGGTGTCCGTGCCGCTGATGTCGATAAGGTGGTTAGGGATTTCCTTAATGACCATGGATATGGTACTTACTTCACACATGGCCTCGGGCATGGTGTTGGTCTTGAAATACACGAACTTCCCTATGTGAATGCAAGGTCTAAATATACTCTTTCAAAAAATATGGTAATTACAATTGAACCGGGTGTCTATTTTGCAGGGAAATTTGGTTTACGAATCGAAGATACAGTAATAGTAAGGGAAGATTCAGTAGAGAATCTAATTAATTTGCCTCATGAAATAATCGTTGTTTAAAAAAGCGATATATTAGAAAGTTCTTGTAAGGTTTTATAATCTGTTTGATCTATAAGGAGGGGGGTTATTGTAGCGTAGCCCTCCTTTATGAATTTAGAATCGGTTCCTTCTTCATACGGATCATCTAACACTCCACCAATCCAGTAGAATTCTTTACCAAAAGGATCTTTTCCAATTAGAACCCTATCTCTATATCTTCTTCTTGATAACCTTGCGAATTTTATTCCTTTTATCTCGTTCTTGTTGGGGAAATTTATATTGAAGTATGTGCTTGTATTTTTTACTATCTTTGAGAGTTTTTCGATTATTTCTACTGACTTACTTGCTGCTAATTCAAAATTAGGATTTTCAAAATCGTTTACAGAAATTGCAAAAGAAAGCTTATTGTTTATTGCACCTTCTCTTGCGCCTGCAACTGTTCCAGAGTATATAATATCATCTCCAAGGTTTGGTCCTCTATTAATTCCAGAAACAACTATATCAATGTTATCCTTAACAATTACATCTATTGCAAGAAGGACACAATCTGCAGGTGTTCCTGATACTCTATACGAGGAAACCTCGCCAATGCCCAAGGGGTACTTTTCGATGCGAAGAGGTTTATGAAGTGTAGTTGCATGACTTCCAGCACTTTGCGGTTTTTGAGGGGCAACAATAAAAATATTCCCCAAACTTGCAAGATATTTTGCGAGTATTTTTATTCCTTCTGATTCAATACTATCGTCATTTGTAATTAATATGTTCATTGTTTTTTCACAATATAATGATATACTTTTATTGTGATTTTGCAAGGAGTTATTTATGGAAAACGAAATAGAGATGAATAGACCCACCTGGGTAGAAGTCGATTTGGGTAAAATTAAGAACAATTTTCTTAAGATAAAGGAGAAAACATCTTCTAATGTTATTTGCGTTGTGAAAGCAGATGCATATGGGCTTGGTGCAGCAAGAATTGCAAAGGCTCTTGAAGATGCAGGCGCATACGCCTTTGCGGTTGCCTCAATGGAAGAAGCACTGTTCTTGCGTGAAGTTCAAATCAGTAAGCCGATCCTTGTACTCGGGTATGTTGATACGAGGAAACTTCACTTAGCTTCACTTAATGAAATTCGTATTACTCTTTTTGACAAAGATTTTATAAAGCGTTTAAAGGAGTACGAGTCTGAGTTGCCGCTTAGAATACATGTGAAGGTTGACACGGGTATGCATAGGCTTGGAATTTCAGTAAGCGAGGCGCCTTATGTTTTTGATGAATTAAGTAAAATGAAAAACATTTATGTTGAAGGAATATACACTCATTTTGCATCAGCAGACTCTGATATCGAATTTACCAATCTTCAGATAAAACGTTTTAACGATGTGCTGGATTATCTTAAGCAGAAACAGGCATTGCCCCCGATTATTCATGCGGCAAATAGTGCTGCGATTTTAAACTTTAGAAGTGCTTATTACAATACAGTAAGATCTGGTATTTTGCTTTACGGCATTTCCCCAAACCCTCAGAAGATTACAATCATTAACGATTTTCAAGAGGCAATCTCTATTAAGACAAGGATTGTTAAAGTTACAGAGTACGAGAAAGGTGAAAAAATAAGTTATGGTGGGACATATATCACAGAAAAGAAATCACTTATAGCAACTGTTCCAATAGGATATGCAGATTGTATTCCCCGTAATCTTTCTAACCGTGGGTATGTTCTTGTTAAAGGATTGAAGGCTCCAATTGTTGGCACGGTGACAATGGATATGATGATGATTGATGTAACTGGTTTCCCATACATTCACCCTGGAAACGAGGTTATAATTATCGGCACCCAGGGTGAAAATAAAATCACTATGGAGGAATTTGCAACATTATCGAATACAATCCCTTACGAAATTCTAACAAGGCTAAACAAACGAATAAGGCGAGTCTATAAGTGAAGGTTTGAAAAAAATCGAATAATATAATATACTTAAGTAAGGAGGTAAGATAAAATGGAGATAACAATTACAGCAAAGGGTATTGAAAAATTACCAGAGTATACAGAGGAAGAAATCAAGAAGAAAATTGGAAAGTTAGAGAAATACTTCGACAACATCCAGCAAGCAAATGTAGTGATTAATAAGGTTAGAGGTGTTTTTGAATTGGAAGTAACGATTTTTGCTTCTCAAAAGATAATAAG from Caldisericum sp. encodes the following:
- a CDS encoding aminopeptidase P family protein; translated protein: MQKLFEKIGNANVDALFVSKIQNVRYITHFTGEEGFAVVAPPKIYLLVDSRFTEQAQKEISAGVEVIEWSNLKDALNPLLVRERVHFLAIEEKIPFNLYRMLMGLGFLVLVPTTDFVEELRMIKDDWELEKIRTACDISTKAFLETIKLLKEGVSELDIASELEYRFKKFGGEKPSFDTIVASGERGSLPHGVASKKTVKAHEPIVFDFGVFFEGFASDTTRIVSIGEVEDEVKKVYDVLKESQELGRAYAKEGVRAADVDKVVRDFLNDHGYGTYFTHGLGHGVGLEIHELPYVNARSKYTLSKNMVITIEPGVYFAGKFGLRIEDTVIVREDSVENLINLPHEIIVV
- the surE gene encoding 5'/3'-nucleotidase SurE; this translates as MNILITNDDSIESEGIKILAKYLASLGNIFIVAPQKPQSAGSHATTLHKPLRIEKYPLGIGEVSSYRVSGTPADCVLLAIDVIVKDNIDIVVSGINRGPNLGDDIIYSGTVAGAREGAINNKLSFAISVNDFENPNFELAASKSVEIIEKLSKIVKNTSTYFNINFPNKNEIKGIKFARLSRRRYRDRVLIGKDPFGKEFYWIGGVLDDPYEEGTDSKFIKEGYATITPLLIDQTDYKTLQELSNISLF
- the alr gene encoding alanine racemase, which codes for MENEIEMNRPTWVEVDLGKIKNNFLKIKEKTSSNVICVVKADAYGLGAARIAKALEDAGAYAFAVASMEEALFLREVQISKPILVLGYVDTRKLHLASLNEIRITLFDKDFIKRLKEYESELPLRIHVKVDTGMHRLGISVSEAPYVFDELSKMKNIYVEGIYTHFASADSDIEFTNLQIKRFNDVLDYLKQKQALPPIIHAANSAAILNFRSAYYNTVRSGILLYGISPNPQKITIINDFQEAISIKTRIVKVTEYEKGEKISYGGTYITEKKSLIATVPIGYADCIPRNLSNRGYVLVKGLKAPIVGTVTMDMMMIDVTGFPYIHPGNEVIIIGTQGENKITMEEFATLSNTIPYEILTRLNKRIRRVYK